AATCCCTAATTGCCGTGTTTGTCGCACGTACTTTTCGTAGGCAACAAACAGACCGCGTCTCCGAGAAGCTTATCGTCATAAAAGAGCAGATGCGCAACCGAAATAAAACTATTCTAGAGCTACGcatatttctaaattaaaaactatgtCAGATTTTAGCAAAAATCCAACACAACGAAAACTGGGTTTCgtcgcagcgcgcgcgcacgttgAACCCGCCGTCGTCGCGATCAGCCCCAAACCGAAGGGAAAAAGGCCGCGGGTCACGATCCGGCATCGCGCAGTGCTCGGTGTCGCTTTGTACCCCGCGGTACCGTGTACACATATAAGTATACGCGCCCCTATATACGGGGAAAAAGACGAGGACGGATGCCTGGCAGGAATTGCCGTGGCGTGCGATGTCGTGCAGTCGCGGGGCTGAGGGAATTGTCGGGTTACTTATGCGATGCTGAGAGGGTGAAGGAGGGAAGGAGAACAGGAgcaggcgagcgagagagagagagagagagagagaacgctgtggcttgcgcgcgcgggaagAATCGATTCCGCGAGTCATCGGCGTACGTTGACCCGCCAAAGAGTCGGACCGAGGGAGTCGCGAGCTTTGGGGGGTAGTATACTGGGTTGTTGCTTTCAAGAGTCATATTTCGGGCTGCCGCGCTTTTTCATGGCTTGTCATGGCCGCTTTAGattgattttgaatttcaacGTAGTTGAATCGTGCTATCGAGGTTTTTTAATACGAGACAAAGTTAGAATGAGGAAAGTGATCAAACGACGATCATCGGTAACACATACTGTCTTATTTTTTGACCTACGAATTAAAAGATAAAGCGTAAAACTATAACAATTTTCGAAAACTAGCCGAGAGTTTATCCATAATTTTCGACTGAGATTGTGTACAGGGCAAATAGCACGTTGCTTGGGTAATCGAGGCCGTGCGATCGTCAGCCCCCTTACGACTTAGACTTGCTCTGCGTAAACTGGAACGCCATTGATCTACCCGACGCGATAACGACGATACTTTTCTCATTCAGCTGTACACTTGCTTCCTCTATTCTCTGCTGAGTGGGACTGAGTGGTACGAATCACCAGAGAttttatagaatttttttttcatttaccTACTTGAAAATTCACCAATGAAATCTTCACCGACGATGACTGTCGGATGGTAATTAATCTCGATTTTCCTACAACGACAGACAGATTAACGTTATGAAGTTTCGATTCGATTTTTCACCGCGTGAATATCGAATGAGCAATAATTGGAACAACAATGTAACTTATAACTACATAATTCGTGTATCGATTTTCTGATGAATAACTAAGCGAAATGTGTCATTGCTTCAACTGGTCTTTACATCTGTGACATAGTGTACTTATACACTATATTGCTTATAGTTCTGAGCATATCCGCAGGCTATAAGTAGATGCAACTATGTTGACGTGTACAGCAaggtacaatttttttctcaaatctaACACACCAAGCTAGCTCGGTCGCAAACAACGCACTTATCCCGAatgggatttttttttctcgaaagaAAGCAAAGCGACGTATTACAAATGAGTTTAGCCGTGAGTAATAAGCGAAAAATCCGAATGTATATAGCATCAGGCAGTAAAACACGCTTCGAGAAAGGGCTCGAGCACCGCATCGCTACTCACTTTGCGTGCAACGCAACAGTTAAATCGCACCGCGCGTTACCGATCTCTCAAGTCCATCGCGCATAAGAAAGGGGCTTAAATATTCTTATTACCCGTCTTATTCCCAATTTGCGAGTCTAACTAACTCGGAAATTCCAACTGCGCACAGAAAACCCACACGATTCAGCCCAAACGGACGTAAAACGGTTTTCTCGGCAATCAACCTGGAAAGGAGCCCCGAAAGATCTAAACGAAACAGCGTCCCACTTAGAGCCCCGAGAATTACCCTCGAGTTCGTGCAACGCAATAACCTCTAATCCGCTCTCATATCGGCCTGACCCGAGCTCTCGCATAAATCACGGCGTCGCACGCAATACTGACCGCGTACCGATCTCACATGCACCAGGAACCGGAGGAGTTGCCTCTCGGCTCGCGGCAGTCGAGGTCGACCCACAGGTGTTCGCGCAACGGCAAGACGCATCGCTCCGGTACCAGAGACAagcagcatcatcatcatcatcatcgtcaggGAAAAGGAGCCGAACAGGAGAGGGAAGGCGAGACCTCGGGATACGCCAGCGACAACTTTGACGGAcctgcgcagcagcagcaagttGTCGCGTTGCCCTGTCATGGTGAGTTTTGGGGaaatgtgcgtgtgtgtgtgtgagcgatGTATTTAGGTCGCGTTTTGACCCCGTTGCGAGTACAAGTGACAAAAACCGCTTGGAGAAACGAGGATTATTAATTCGATGCTCCGAGTTGGCTCGCGTGAGGGATGGAATTTTTCACTTTGACAAACGTGATTGATCTTTGGtctagaatataatatacactcGGTATGGAGGGATGAATTTTGTTGATGTACAAAAGTTGGTGGGAATTTATGTACGACGATCAAATAAAGTGGAGTTTCGTGGTGCTGGTTCGTGCAGGGCTGCAATCATCTggagaaattgaatttttcatgagACCATACGTAGCTGCTCCTCGATGACACGCGTATAGCAGTTTTTCTCGAAAAGCAGATTAGCGTGTTCGTCACGCGCTTATTCGCCGACTTGAACAGAGCGATCGATTTCACAACTTCCCTATAGTGAACCGTAATGTGAAAAAAACGTTCTCTCAGTCACGCTCGGTCCTGACTCACACTAGCAGTAGCGCACGAAGGTGTAATTTGCAAAAACCGATTTCGCCTTTGGCTCCAGTGAACTGTCACAATCCGGACACAGCGATGGGCGAGCGAACCTGGCAGAATCCGTACTACAGCGACGAGAACTCGCTGCCGTCGTCGCGGAAACTCGTGAGTCTGGCTCGCGCTGGTGAGTTCAACAGACAGCGTTGGGGCAGCGTCTGGGGCCAAGAGGTGTCGAAGGATCCGCCGCCGCCTTCGTGGCTGGAACGTGGACTCTCTAGGCTTGATCACAGCTCTCAGGTATGTAAACGACGTGTTTAGCGAAATAGCGCTCAATTTATGGAACATCTTGATATTTTTACTGCATTGAATGCATAGTAGAATTACGGATCATCGTCGGGCAtacaaatttgaatttttttgatattttatcaaaAGAGAAACATATAATTTAGATTATTACAAAAACTAATTAACGATAAACCGAAGCACTGTGATACTCATTCTAGAATTCACGACAAGTTAGAAACCGAacatattattattgttttccaTGAAAGTTTCccttggtagaaaattaacccTTTTTCTGGGCAGAATTTTTggtgaaaattttgtaaaagaaaGTACTATGAGAAATTTGTTCCAGAGTATTTCCAGTAATTTCAGATAAACCTCATTTTAACACGCGTTGACCAGTAATTCTGCCCAGAAATAGGGTTGATTTTTTACCAGGGTCAAATAGAGCTCAATTCATTCTAGAGCCTTTACGTAGACAACAGATTATCAAGCTTTTGAATATAGGTTCTCGTGATAAACCACGACAGTGCGAGCAGCCCGGACAGCTCAACGACGGGTTCTCTCGGCTCCGACACCAACAAGACTTACCTGAGAGGCCAGAACCAGCCAATAGACGCGGACATTCTGCAAGAGCGGGAGGTGAGACGGCAGAAAGCTCTGGAACTGCAGACCGCGATAAAGCAACAGCTCGAGGAACGCGAGCGGAAACGAAaggaggaaagagagaagaaactGAGGGAAGAGCGCGCCGAGGAGGAGAGGATCCAGCGCGAAAGAGATCTGGAGAAGCAGAGGTATGAAAAACTTAGCTTTAACCAATTCTCGACGAGCTATACACTTTCTACGATCCCTGAATTTCTCAGGTTCGAAGAGGAGCAGCGGAGGCAGCGCGAGAAAGAGGCAGCGAAGCTGAAGAAGAGCAAGGCCATGCAAGAGGTACTCGAGGCGGCAGAGCGTCAGGCCAAAGAGGAGAAGCGACAGCGACGTCGGCGAGACGACGACGCTGGAAACGAGGCTAATCGGCCTCGCGACGATAAGAACGGCGCGGAAAACGCTGGGAACAGTGCTCAGCCCATCGATAAGGAGGCCAAGCAGGCACTCAATCGACGAGAGAGTTCCGCTACTATGGACACACAGTAAACGACATCTTCTTCGCTTTTTATCGCTTATATGATGAATTTGATAGAGCTGGTggcatttttttattgcgcTTTTTGTGCATAGTAGTAGATGTGGttgaatctttaaaaaattacgcTCCCTTCTGTTTCATGATTACGTTATACTTTTGCAGTGCATATATGTTTATAATATTGCATATTGCATGAGTATTTATTTTTGCTGTAAATGGATTTTTAATTGTACGTATAGGACTGTTGTGCAAAATAAATTGTGATGAATTTGATTTTGCAATGATAATGTGCGTAGTGAGTCGAATGCGAAACGAAGCCTCGAATATCTATAAAAGCTTTTGAAATAAGGTATGGGCTAATTTCTCTGAACTATCATCAATTTGATGTTTCATCGTTGATAAAAATGTGCAAATATCATACTGTGTAATAATCGCAACATCGAAACATTTGTGAAGTCAAATAGTCAATTGTCGTTACTTTAGTTGCACTATACTGCACTCTTACCTCACTCATGCTTTCTTAACGATTCGCTAACTCACCTTGAACTCAAGCACAACCAGCCGGAACCACGGCAGCTCAGAACCAGTCCGCCTGCCGATCAGTCAGGAAGTGGCCATAGTCCTGAGCGGTCGTCTCGAGGATCCCGAACTCCTGGCCAAGTCACCCCTTAAGCTAGTCAACCTGGTAGTCAGTCCCCGCAATGGCAGCAGCGCCTCCAGAAACATCGAGTCCGGCGGTGGTATTAGTCTGAGTGCTCTTCTCAGCGGTTTGGGAAGTCCCGTGATTCTCCAGACGACGACGCGACCGTCGCCCCGGTTCGCCGAGAACAGACTTCTGACGCCCAGCAAGTACCGGGTGGCCAGTGGAAGGGAGTGCGGGACTCAGACCGATTGCGAGGGAGATCAGCTCAGCTCGGTTGGTGGAGTTTAACAGCTGTTAAGAGATGCTTGAGGTTTACAGCAGGTGACTGAGTTTTGTCGATTTGCAGGACCTCGCGGAAAAGGCTCACGAGATGAGGACGAAGGACGCGAAGGAGAGGAAGGAGGCTGCCAACAACAGTCGCAGAGACGTTGAAAAGTAAGCAAAGAACTCCTCACATGATTTAACTCTGCAGAGGAAGATCGTTAACCCCAGCTCTTGCGCACTCAGGTCGACCAACACGGGCGACGACTCCTCGACCAGCAAACCCCTACCCGGCCGCAACAAGTCCCAGCCGAGGATAACCGCGAGCCTGGAATCCCGACCGCGCTGGAACGCCAATCGGTAAAGTCACCTCTCACTCGTTAACCAAGCGAGCCAACCGCGTGCCTGAGTTCTCGGAGGCCGAGGGCCCCAAGTCACGTGATTGTCTTTAGTGATAAGCGATGATCGTTCAGTCCAGGCACCCGGTACCGCACCCAGAGCGAGAAGGACCCGCACTACCAGAGGCGCATGAGGCTCAGGCGCAGACAGGTGGAGACCAGTGACGAGGGTTCCAGCGACTTCCAGAGATCGCCGTCGCCCAGTCGACGAAAGCACGGCATCACTAAAGCCAAGTCGAGGAGCTCGGCGAGGCGCAGCAAAACCACCAAGCTCGACAACTACGACCCGGACGACAGGGATGCCGATCTGTCGATGGACAGTCTGAACTCCCTGGTGCCGTTGCACACGGACAAGAACGGCAGGATCAACATCGAGAGGAGGGACGAGGCGACCATCAGGGGACAGAACACTTCGCGGGATGTTTGGGGCGGGGACGATATCCTGAGCCACCTTACATCCCTCAGAAACGTGAGTTACCGAAGATAAGCTGAATTGGAAGCAAAGATCTATAAACGCGTGTCCTAATTCCAGGGTCTGATCATGAAGAAGAGGGAGTGGGACCTGCAAGAGTGTCCGATCTCGCCGATAACCGAGCTCTACTGACAGCGCGCTCACTGCCAGCGCCGGAAAATCCGTTCTCCGGACTAACGAAGCTGCCATATCCCACGCCAAGCGCAAATCGTGCACCGCTTATTAGTTTCGCAATTATACGTGTACATAATGAAATTATTCATAATCATGCCATATCCGCGACTGTATGATATAGGACAAACGTGCGGGTAGATCGTTAGAGAGATCGaaaacgaaagagagagagagagagagagagagagagagagagagagagagagagagagagagagagagagagagagaaaaagagaggaataCGGAGCCGAGTATCGATACGATGATCGTTCTGGGGTGCAGGTTGTTATTTTATGCGCATTTTGCAGAGAGCTAGAATAGACAGTTATATACTACTGTTAGGAAGAGATGGCGGGCTTCCAATTGGATGATCTGCTGAGGGACGACAGGAAAGACGCGAACCTCATTCCTGATCTCAGCAAGGCCACCTGCAACTCGCAGGAGGAGTTCCGCAGGCTCATGGAGTGCTGTCCTGAATTCAAGATCAAAGCCGACAAGGTATAGACTCGTCATCAGAGTATTTGGAGCTCGTATAAACTTTGTACAATTTTCAAGGTAACGCGCGAGGACAGCAGTTGCAAGGTGCGGGACAAGGAGTTCTCCTGGCGAACGACGAAGAAGGAGCTGCGCGCGATCGGCCGCGAGTGGAGCTACGGTGACCCGATTCCGCCGGACATGAGGACACTTAATCTGCAGGAGCTGCAACAGGTCGCGATCGACTGGCGGATGCTCACCTCGCTGAGACCGAAGCTCAGGCAGGACGAGGAGATGTTCTCTCGATTGGTATAATATTCCGCTATCATCGCCACAAAAGTATTTGCCCTTTTCACTCGATTCCTTTCTCATGGCGATACCAGGTGGAGATGGGCAAGCTGCAGGTGAAGAGccaagcgcgcgagcgacgcaGCTTCGTCAGCCCGATCCGGCGCGCGAAGAACCGCGCGGGCATAATCGAGAGCAGCGTGCGCATCTGCGGCGATTGCGGCGAGGAGTTCTGCAGCGGAGAGTCCTGCGGAGACGTCCTCTACGACGCGTTCATACGCGTCACCGTCACCCCGCACCGGGCCAAGGCTAGACTCACAGCCGACGCTGCGGCCATCATCGCCGGCATGGATTCCGGTCAAGGTCGGTATACTTTTTCGAGCAGGCTTCGATACGGTGAAGTAATATCCAACTCGGATATGATTATAATCGCAGGCAAGTCTGgcaagaagaagagaaaacgaGGAGGCCCAGGAATGCCGCGAATGGGAAAAAGCGGAGGCAAAGCCGCGCGACTCCTGGTGCGCAAAGACAAGCCGCCGGGAGGAAAAGGAGCAGCCAGGAAAGAGAGCGACCGCAGCGACGACGCGAAAGCTGGAAGCTCCGGGCGCAAGTTCCGCCGGAAGTGCACCAAGTACCCGACGAAGAAGCGCGGCGCCGCCTCGCCCAAGTGAGACTTTTTCGAGAGGAGCGGCTGACCTACTTTCGTGGGGTCAAGTGGGAGCTATGGATAAAATGTTATCTACCTATAGGTACTATAGCTGAGTACTATATAAGTACAACTACGCTACTGAAGCTACCAACGAAATAGTCGCTTATGTTGACAGGTGCAATTTCATGTAAACTGGTGCTAGATTATTCATATCACATActcattataatataatatatactcaGTTTTGGGTTAGAACCGTTGATTCATTGAAATAGGTATATCATGATATTACACGCTTGATGTGACAGTTGGGTTCACAGACTTTTCAGATGGTCATtcttgttttgtaaatttataccgttattatattatacagcattgaattttatatatttacatgTTTTTCATATCCCGATGTTGTGCAAAAGttagtttttttaactttgcatttttatatcaaattataaaCCTTATGATTCAGATTCAAactaaatttcaatttttcaattctATGATATGTCCTGAACAGTTGGGCGAGGTGTGAGCACAAAGaaattgattaataaaagCAATAATGTTTATACCGATACCTATACTGACTGTAAAAAGTAGATTTAAATTCTTGATTTACTAaattaattgcaatttttaatttcttagcTTACAGTATTATACCGCTGAGCTTATTGTACATAGACCAATTTTTGTTTACTGTtcgtaatttaaattttatcaacgcgaatatttatttgttggGGATATCATTCTGAATTTTGATTTAACATGTTGTACTTCAATCAATATATTACACGTTAAAAAATGCGCGACaatttcaaatattattaataagcATTAGTATATTACTAA
The sequence above is a segment of the Nasonia vitripennis strain AsymCx chromosome 3, Nvit_psr_1.1, whole genome shotgun sequence genome. Coding sequences within it:
- the LOC100679709 gene encoding stress response protein NST1 isoform X7, coding for MAAAARTSLVEQKRLQWAKEREEMSRLTGNYAPIKTSSTVRTSIRSTYANGSARCSLAEMNGKSQQQRYASTISLRSLAASEASLGCTNGLRNSLDYSSASLINLQDQVELERVSVSRRRSPSLPPIYNKEEYRYQEPEELPLGSRQSRSTHRCSRNGKTHRSGTRDKQHHHHHHRQGKGAEQEREGETSGYASDNFDGPAQQQQVVALPCHVNCHNPDTAMGERTWQNPYYSDENSLPSSRKLVSLARAGEFNRQRWGSVWGQEVSKDPPPPSWLERGLSRLDHSSQVLVINHDSASSPDSSTTGSLGSDTNKTYLRGQNQPIDADILQEREVRRQKALELQTAIKQQLEERERKRKEEREKKLREERAEEERIQRERDLEKQRFEEEQRRQREKEAAKLKKSKAMQEVLEAAERQAKEEKRQRRRRDDDAGNEANRPRDDKNGAENAGNSAQPIDKEAKQALNRRESSATMDTHTTSRNHGSSEPVRLPISQEVAIVLSGRLEDPELLAKSPLKLVNLVVSPRNGSSASRNIESGGGISLSALLSGLGSPVILQTTTRPSPRFAENRLLTPSKYRVASGRECGTQTDCEGDQLSSDLAEKAHEMRTKDAKERKEAANNSRRDVEKSTNTGDDSSTSKPLPGRNKSQPRITASLESRPRWNANRHPVPHPEREGPALPEAHEAQAQTGGDQ
- the LOC100679709 gene encoding MAP7 domain-containing protein 2 isoform X4; this encodes MPSFWNDITREEMSRLTGNYAPIKTSSTVRTSIRTYANGSARCSLAEMNGKSQQQRYASTISLRSLAASEASLGCTNGLRNSLDYSSASLINLQDQVELERVSVSRRRSPSLPPIYNKEEYRYQEPEELPLGSRQSRSTHRCSRNGKTHRSGTRDKQHHHHHHRQGKGAEQEREGETSGYASDNFDGPAQQQQVVALPCHVNCHNPDTAMGERTWQNPYYSDENSLPSSRKLVSLARAGEFNRQRWGSVWGQEVSKDPPPPSWLERGLSRLDHSSQVLVINHDSASSPDSSTTGSLGSDTNKTYLRGQNQPIDADILQEREVRRQKALELQTAIKQQLEERERKRKEEREKKLREERAEEERIQRERDLEKQRFEEEQRRQREKEAAKLKKSKAMQEVLEAAERQAKEEKRQRRRRDDDAGNEANRPRDDKNGAENAGNSAQPIDKEAKQALNRRESSATMDTHTTSRNHGSSEPVRLPISQEVAIVLSGRLEDPELLAKSPLKLVNLVVSPRNGSSASRNIESGGGISLSALLSGLGSPVILQTTTRPSPRFAENRLLTPSKYRVASGRECGTQTDCEGDQLSSDLAEKAHEMRTKDAKERKEAANNSRRDVEKSTNTGDDSSTSKPLPGRNKSQPRITASLESRPRWNANRPGTRYRTQSEKDPHYQRRMRLRRRQVETSDEGSSDFQRSPSPSRRKHGITKAKSRSSARRSKTTKLDNYDPDDRDADLSMDSLNSLVPLHTDKNGRINIERRDEATIRGQNTSRDVWGGDDILSHLTSLRNGLIMKKREWDLQECPISPITELY
- the LOC100679709 gene encoding MAP7 domain-containing protein 2 isoform X1; this encodes MAAAARTSLVEQKRLQWAKEREEMSRLTGNYAPIKTSSTVRTSIRSTYANGSARCSLAEMNGKSQQQRYASTISLRSLAASEASLGCTNGLRNSLDYSSASLINLQDQVELERVSVSRRRSPSLPPIYNKEEYRYQEPEELPLGSRQSRSTHRCSRNGKTHRSGTRDKQHHHHHHRQGKGAEQEREGETSGYASDNFDGPAQQQQVVALPCHVNCHNPDTAMGERTWQNPYYSDENSLPSSRKLVSLARAGEFNRQRWGSVWGQEVSKDPPPPSWLERGLSRLDHSSQVLVINHDSASSPDSSTTGSLGSDTNKTYLRGQNQPIDADILQEREVRRQKALELQTAIKQQLEERERKRKEEREKKLREERAEEERIQRERDLEKQRFEEEQRRQREKEAAKLKKSKAMQEVLEAAERQAKEEKRQRRRRDDDAGNEANRPRDDKNGAENAGNSAQPIDKEAKQALNRRESSATMDTHTTSRNHGSSEPVRLPISQEVAIVLSGRLEDPELLAKSPLKLVNLVVSPRNGSSASRNIESGGGISLSALLSGLGSPVILQTTTRPSPRFAENRLLTPSKYRVASGRECGTQTDCEGDQLSSDLAEKAHEMRTKDAKERKEAANNSRRDVEKSTNTGDDSSTSKPLPGRNKSQPRITASLESRPRWNANRPGTRYRTQSEKDPHYQRRMRLRRRQVETSDEGSSDFQRSPSPSRRKHGITKAKSRSSARRSKTTKLDNYDPDDRDADLSMDSLNSLVPLHTDKNGRINIERRDEATIRGQNTSRDVWGGDDILSHLTSLRNGLIMKKREWDLQECPISPITELY
- the LOC100679709 gene encoding MAP7 domain-containing protein 2 isoform X3, which encodes MPSFWNDITREEMSRLTGNYAPIKTSSTVRTSIRSTYANGSARCSLAEMNGKSQQQRYASTISLRSLAASEASLGCTNGLRNSLDYSSASLINLQDQVELERVSVSRRRSPSLPPIYNKEEYRYQEPEELPLGSRQSRSTHRCSRNGKTHRSGTRDKQHHHHHHRQGKGAEQEREGETSGYASDNFDGPAQQQQVVALPCHVNCHNPDTAMGERTWQNPYYSDENSLPSSRKLVSLARAGEFNRQRWGSVWGQEVSKDPPPPSWLERGLSRLDHSSQVLVINHDSASSPDSSTTGSLGSDTNKTYLRGQNQPIDADILQEREVRRQKALELQTAIKQQLEERERKRKEEREKKLREERAEEERIQRERDLEKQRFEEEQRRQREKEAAKLKKSKAMQEVLEAAERQAKEEKRQRRRRDDDAGNEANRPRDDKNGAENAGNSAQPIDKEAKQALNRRESSATMDTHTTSRNHGSSEPVRLPISQEVAIVLSGRLEDPELLAKSPLKLVNLVVSPRNGSSASRNIESGGGISLSALLSGLGSPVILQTTTRPSPRFAENRLLTPSKYRVASGRECGTQTDCEGDQLSSDLAEKAHEMRTKDAKERKEAANNSRRDVEKSTNTGDDSSTSKPLPGRNKSQPRITASLESRPRWNANRPGTRYRTQSEKDPHYQRRMRLRRRQVETSDEGSSDFQRSPSPSRRKHGITKAKSRSSARRSKTTKLDNYDPDDRDADLSMDSLNSLVPLHTDKNGRINIERRDEATIRGQNTSRDVWGGDDILSHLTSLRNGLIMKKREWDLQECPISPITELY
- the LOC100679709 gene encoding MAP7 domain-containing protein 2 isoform X2, with the translated sequence MAAAARTSLVEQKRLQWAKEREEMSRLTGNYAPIKTSSTVRTSIRTYANGSARCSLAEMNGKSQQQRYASTISLRSLAASEASLGCTNGLRNSLDYSSASLINLQDQVELERVSVSRRRSPSLPPIYNKEEYRYQEPEELPLGSRQSRSTHRCSRNGKTHRSGTRDKQHHHHHHRQGKGAEQEREGETSGYASDNFDGPAQQQQVVALPCHVNCHNPDTAMGERTWQNPYYSDENSLPSSRKLVSLARAGEFNRQRWGSVWGQEVSKDPPPPSWLERGLSRLDHSSQVLVINHDSASSPDSSTTGSLGSDTNKTYLRGQNQPIDADILQEREVRRQKALELQTAIKQQLEERERKRKEEREKKLREERAEEERIQRERDLEKQRFEEEQRRQREKEAAKLKKSKAMQEVLEAAERQAKEEKRQRRRRDDDAGNEANRPRDDKNGAENAGNSAQPIDKEAKQALNRRESSATMDTHTTSRNHGSSEPVRLPISQEVAIVLSGRLEDPELLAKSPLKLVNLVVSPRNGSSASRNIESGGGISLSALLSGLGSPVILQTTTRPSPRFAENRLLTPSKYRVASGRECGTQTDCEGDQLSSDLAEKAHEMRTKDAKERKEAANNSRRDVEKSTNTGDDSSTSKPLPGRNKSQPRITASLESRPRWNANRPGTRYRTQSEKDPHYQRRMRLRRRQVETSDEGSSDFQRSPSPSRRKHGITKAKSRSSARRSKTTKLDNYDPDDRDADLSMDSLNSLVPLHTDKNGRINIERRDEATIRGQNTSRDVWGGDDILSHLTSLRNGLIMKKREWDLQECPISPITELY
- the LOC100679709 gene encoding MAP7 domain-containing protein 2 isoform X5 — translated: MSRLTGNYAPIKTSSTVRTSIRSTYANGSARCSLAEMNGKSQQQRYASTISLRSLAASEASLGCTNGLRNSLDYSSASLINLQDQVELERVSVSRRRSPSLPPIYNKEEYRYQEPEELPLGSRQSRSTHRCSRNGKTHRSGTRDKQHHHHHHRQGKGAEQEREGETSGYASDNFDGPAQQQQVVALPCHVNCHNPDTAMGERTWQNPYYSDENSLPSSRKLVSLARAGEFNRQRWGSVWGQEVSKDPPPPSWLERGLSRLDHSSQVLVINHDSASSPDSSTTGSLGSDTNKTYLRGQNQPIDADILQEREVRRQKALELQTAIKQQLEERERKRKEEREKKLREERAEEERIQRERDLEKQRFEEEQRRQREKEAAKLKKSKAMQEVLEAAERQAKEEKRQRRRRDDDAGNEANRPRDDKNGAENAGNSAQPIDKEAKQALNRRESSATMDTHTTSRNHGSSEPVRLPISQEVAIVLSGRLEDPELLAKSPLKLVNLVVSPRNGSSASRNIESGGGISLSALLSGLGSPVILQTTTRPSPRFAENRLLTPSKYRVASGRECGTQTDCEGDQLSSDLAEKAHEMRTKDAKERKEAANNSRRDVEKSTNTGDDSSTSKPLPGRNKSQPRITASLESRPRWNANRPGTRYRTQSEKDPHYQRRMRLRRRQVETSDEGSSDFQRSPSPSRRKHGITKAKSRSSARRSKTTKLDNYDPDDRDADLSMDSLNSLVPLHTDKNGRINIERRDEATIRGQNTSRDVWGGDDILSHLTSLRNGLIMKKREWDLQECPISPITELY
- the LOC100679709 gene encoding MAP7 domain-containing protein 2 isoform X6, producing the protein MSRLTGNYAPIKTSSTVRTSIRTYANGSARCSLAEMNGKSQQQRYASTISLRSLAASEASLGCTNGLRNSLDYSSASLINLQDQVELERVSVSRRRSPSLPPIYNKEEYRYQEPEELPLGSRQSRSTHRCSRNGKTHRSGTRDKQHHHHHHRQGKGAEQEREGETSGYASDNFDGPAQQQQVVALPCHVNCHNPDTAMGERTWQNPYYSDENSLPSSRKLVSLARAGEFNRQRWGSVWGQEVSKDPPPPSWLERGLSRLDHSSQVLVINHDSASSPDSSTTGSLGSDTNKTYLRGQNQPIDADILQEREVRRQKALELQTAIKQQLEERERKRKEEREKKLREERAEEERIQRERDLEKQRFEEEQRRQREKEAAKLKKSKAMQEVLEAAERQAKEEKRQRRRRDDDAGNEANRPRDDKNGAENAGNSAQPIDKEAKQALNRRESSATMDTHTTSRNHGSSEPVRLPISQEVAIVLSGRLEDPELLAKSPLKLVNLVVSPRNGSSASRNIESGGGISLSALLSGLGSPVILQTTTRPSPRFAENRLLTPSKYRVASGRECGTQTDCEGDQLSSDLAEKAHEMRTKDAKERKEAANNSRRDVEKSTNTGDDSSTSKPLPGRNKSQPRITASLESRPRWNANRPGTRYRTQSEKDPHYQRRMRLRRRQVETSDEGSSDFQRSPSPSRRKHGITKAKSRSSARRSKTTKLDNYDPDDRDADLSMDSLNSLVPLHTDKNGRINIERRDEATIRGQNTSRDVWGGDDILSHLTSLRNGLIMKKREWDLQECPISPITELY
- the LOC100118997 gene encoding uncharacterized protein LOC100118997 codes for the protein MAGFQLDDLLRDDRKDANLIPDLSKATCNSQEEFRRLMECCPEFKIKADKVTREDSSCKVRDKEFSWRTTKKELRAIGREWSYGDPIPPDMRTLNLQELQQVAIDWRMLTSLRPKLRQDEEMFSRLVEMGKLQVKSQARERRSFVSPIRRAKNRAGIIESSVRICGDCGEEFCSGESCGDVLYDAFIRVTVTPHRAKARLTADAAAIIAGMDSGQGKSGKKKRKRGGPGMPRMGKSGGKAARLLVRKDKPPGGKGAARKESDRSDDAKAGSSGRKFRRKCTKYPTKKRGAASPK